In the Micromonospora narathiwatensis genome, one interval contains:
- a CDS encoding MerR family transcriptional regulator → MPAKLVNQTYGGIRLKIVELSRRAELPVPTIKFYLREGLLPPGRTAPGGRHLNYDERHLSRLMLIRTLTAVGRLSLASVREVLHAVDSRGLQIAGLCAVINDALFAEDPSLLAMPERQGAAARIDSFIDVLGWRVAGDSPGRHTLARVLTALERLTGDTDVSVFAPYAEAAMCLTTLEAASLPSSVESDNDRATLIARVVLLEAAMAALRRLAREHLIRAADRVGAEPT, encoded by the coding sequence ATGCCGGCCAAACTCGTGAACCAGACGTACGGTGGGATCCGATTGAAGATCGTGGAGCTGAGTCGCCGTGCCGAACTTCCGGTGCCGACCATCAAATTCTACCTGAGGGAGGGGCTTCTTCCGCCCGGTCGGACCGCGCCCGGCGGGCGGCATCTGAACTACGACGAGCGGCATCTGTCCCGGCTGATGCTGATACGCACACTGACCGCGGTGGGCAGGTTGAGTCTCGCCTCGGTCCGCGAGGTCCTGCACGCGGTCGACAGCCGGGGCCTGCAGATCGCCGGCCTCTGCGCGGTGATCAACGACGCTCTCTTCGCCGAGGACCCGAGTCTGCTGGCAATGCCGGAGCGGCAGGGGGCGGCCGCCCGGATCGATTCCTTCATCGACGTGTTGGGCTGGCGGGTCGCCGGCGACTCACCCGGCCGACACACGCTGGCGCGGGTGCTCACCGCCCTGGAGCGGCTGACCGGTGACACCGACGTGAGCGTCTTCGCGCCGTACGCCGAGGCGGCGATGTGTCTGACCACCCTGGAGGCCGCGTCGCTGCCGTCGAGCGTGGAGTCCGACAACGATCGGGCGACCCTGATCGCGCGGGTCGTGCTGCTGGAGGCGGCGATGGCCGCGTTGCGGCGGCTGGCCCGCGAGCACCTCATCCGGGCGGCTGACCGGGTCGGCGCCGAGCCGACGTGA